A single window of Pseudarthrobacter psychrotolerans DNA harbors:
- the ltrA gene encoding group II intron reverse transcriptase/maturase, with amino-acid sequence MNTGEPRWADLDEATVRVRAMQTKLHHWAVSDPDRLFDDVFNLVYDRDFLTVAWGRVKSNKGARTAGVDRRIPALIGGGAETEEFLDEVRELVRSRTFVPLPVRERLIPKPGSSKLRRLGIPTARDRVVQASLALVLEPIFEADFKPVSYGFRPNRRAQDAIAEIHALGTRRYHWVFEADIQACFDELKHSAVIAEVRRRVTDKRVLTLIGRFLKAGIMSAEGKLRASGTGTPQGGIISPLLANIALTVLDKHFCDKWDAHGTPYRREAHRKRGGATYRIVRYADDFVIMVAGDKSHAEALWDEVAEVIAPLGLKVSVAKSRVCHIDEGFDFLGFHIQRRRKKGTQKMSVYTYPSKKSLLTILGKVRALTRRAEHPSLEVLLRQLNPVVRGWCNYFRHGVSKATFGYLDAFVWHRVTQWIRKRHPCITWRELYRRFLTGRPGNQPQAEGTTMFDTASIAVTRYRWRAHNIPTPWAASIG; translated from the coding sequence GTGAATACCGGTGAACCGCGATGGGCTGACCTCGATGAGGCAACCGTGCGGGTACGTGCGATGCAGACGAAACTGCACCACTGGGCGGTCAGTGATCCTGACCGTCTTTTCGACGATGTGTTCAACCTCGTCTATGACCGGGATTTCCTCACCGTTGCGTGGGGACGGGTCAAAAGTAATAAGGGCGCCCGAACGGCCGGGGTTGACCGGCGCATTCCGGCCCTGATCGGTGGCGGTGCCGAAACCGAGGAGTTTTTGGACGAAGTCAGGGAGCTGGTTAGGTCCCGGACGTTTGTCCCGTTGCCGGTGAGGGAACGTTTGATCCCCAAACCGGGCAGCAGCAAACTTCGACGGCTCGGCATTCCCACCGCGAGGGACCGGGTGGTGCAGGCGTCCCTGGCCTTGGTGCTGGAACCGATTTTCGAGGCGGATTTCAAACCGGTGAGTTACGGTTTCCGCCCGAATCGTCGGGCTCAGGATGCGATTGCCGAGATACATGCATTGGGCACCCGCAGGTATCACTGGGTGTTCGAGGCCGATATTCAGGCATGTTTTGACGAGCTGAAGCACTCGGCAGTCATTGCCGAAGTGCGCAGGCGAGTCACTGACAAGCGCGTGCTGACCCTGATCGGCAGGTTCCTGAAGGCGGGCATCATGTCTGCCGAGGGGAAGCTCCGGGCTTCTGGCACCGGGACACCGCAGGGAGGAATCATTTCGCCGCTTCTGGCCAATATCGCCTTGACGGTCTTGGATAAGCATTTCTGCGATAAATGGGATGCCCACGGCACCCCGTACCGCAGGGAAGCCCACCGGAAACGCGGCGGGGCGACCTATCGTATCGTCCGCTATGCGGATGATTTCGTGATCATGGTGGCAGGTGACAAGTCCCATGCGGAGGCGCTCTGGGACGAGGTTGCGGAGGTGATTGCCCCGTTGGGGTTGAAGGTCTCCGTGGCCAAGTCCCGGGTTTGCCATATTGATGAGGGCTTCGACTTTCTTGGTTTTCACATCCAGCGGCGACGCAAGAAAGGAACACAGAAGATGAGTGTCTACACCTACCCGTCGAAGAAGTCTTTGTTGACGATTCTCGGGAAGGTGCGGGCACTGACACGTCGAGCGGAGCACCCCTCGCTTGAAGTCTTGCTCCGCCAGCTCAATCCGGTGGTGCGTGGCTGGTGCAACTATTTCCGTCACGGGGTTTCCAAGGCGACCTTCGGGTATCTCGATGCTTTTGTTTGGCACCGGGTGACCCAATGGATCCGCAAGCGACACCCATGCATTACGTGGCGGGAACTCTATCGGCGCTTCCTGACAGGAAGGCCCGGAAACCAGCCACAGGCCGAGGGGACCACGATGTTCGACACCGCCTCAATAGCAGTAACGAGGTATCGGTGGCGGGCACACAATATCCCTACGCCGTGGGCTGCCAGTATTGGGTAA
- a CDS encoding LysE family translocator: protein MITATQTIGLALASIVLIAVPGPSVMFVVGRAFSHGRTNALASVLGNAIGCFSVGVAIAFGLGPLLERSEVIFQIIKWAGILYLIYLGIHAIRHAAPSHEVNSKELNNTSVWAAIRTGTIVGLTNPKSFILFTAVVPQFIDTTSGNTPLQIVVLGLIPMLIGLITDSTWALSAGQARTWLAKSPQRMTTIGRIGGASIIGVGVSVALSDNHR, encoded by the coding sequence ATGATCACCGCAACCCAAACCATCGGCCTAGCGCTGGCCTCCATAGTCCTGATCGCCGTTCCCGGTCCGAGCGTCATGTTCGTGGTCGGCAGGGCATTTAGCCACGGACGCACGAACGCGCTGGCGAGTGTTCTAGGTAATGCCATCGGATGCTTCTCCGTCGGAGTGGCCATCGCTTTTGGACTCGGCCCCCTGCTTGAACGCTCGGAAGTGATCTTCCAGATCATCAAATGGGCCGGAATCCTGTACCTGATTTATCTGGGCATCCACGCCATCCGGCACGCGGCACCCTCCCACGAAGTGAATTCCAAGGAACTGAACAACACTTCCGTTTGGGCAGCGATACGCACCGGGACCATCGTTGGACTCACCAACCCGAAGAGCTTCATCCTCTTTACCGCGGTTGTGCCGCAGTTCATTGACACAACGAGCGGAAACACGCCCCTGCAAATCGTTGTGCTCGGCCTGATCCCCATGCTCATTGGCCTCATCACCGATTCGACCTGGGCGCTATCAGCTGGACAAGCTCGCACCTGGCTCGCTAAATCACCGCAACGCATGACCACCATCGGACGTATCGGTGGTGCATCGATTATCGGTGTAGGTGTTTCAGTCGCGCTATCAGATAATCATCGATAG
- a CDS encoding AMP-binding protein has product MAMTMTSAHVDTFTRDHLPPAETWPALEFTLPELQYPEQLNAAAVLIDDAVAKHGADRPALHTPDGTTWTYGELLLRSNQVAQVLTEDYGVVPGNRVMLRGPNNPWIVAAWLGVLKAGAVVVTTMPMLRSSEVATLIGLTRPTVALSDHRFMDELTVAAGDEVAVLSYGSDDGADLIARCAAKSGEFATVQTAADDVALLGPTSGTTGVPKVTMHFHRDILANADTFARYILRPTADDVFAGSPPLAFTFGLGGLVVFPLRFGASSLLTERASPVELAENAAAAGATILLTAPTAYRAILKAGRGELLSRLRIAVSAGEHLPKETWEAVHNATGVRLVNGIGATELLHVFISAAGDDIRPGTTGLAVPGYRAAILDEEGEELGPNQIGRLAVIGPTGCRYLDDERQSNYVCNGWNVTGDTFTKDEDGYFTYEARSDNMIVSSGYNIGAPEVEAAIDQHPDVVENAVIGRPDAERGSVVCAFIVLRDGVEGDAAKRKDIQDFVKQTIAPYKYPRDIRFVDELPRNPSGKLQHFKLRDRLDNEPDQLATAGLCQA; this is encoded by the coding sequence ATGGCCATGACAATGACATCGGCCCACGTGGACACATTTACCCGCGACCATCTGCCGCCGGCCGAGACCTGGCCGGCGCTCGAGTTCACCCTCCCGGAGCTCCAGTACCCCGAGCAGCTCAACGCGGCGGCCGTTCTCATCGACGACGCCGTCGCCAAGCACGGCGCCGACCGCCCCGCGCTGCACACGCCTGACGGCACCACGTGGACCTACGGGGAGCTGCTGCTCCGGTCCAACCAGGTGGCCCAGGTGCTCACCGAGGACTACGGCGTGGTCCCGGGCAACCGGGTGATGCTGCGCGGGCCCAACAACCCGTGGATCGTCGCGGCCTGGCTCGGCGTGCTCAAGGCCGGCGCCGTCGTCGTCACTACGATGCCGATGCTTCGCTCCAGCGAGGTCGCTACGCTGATCGGGCTCACCCGGCCGACGGTCGCGCTCTCCGACCACCGCTTTATGGACGAGCTGACAGTGGCGGCAGGCGACGAAGTCGCGGTCCTCTCCTACGGGTCCGACGACGGCGCCGACCTCATCGCCCGCTGTGCCGCCAAGAGCGGCGAGTTCGCCACCGTGCAGACCGCCGCGGACGACGTCGCGTTGCTCGGTCCGACGTCGGGCACCACCGGTGTGCCGAAGGTGACCATGCACTTCCACCGGGACATCCTGGCCAACGCCGACACCTTCGCCCGCTACATCCTTCGCCCCACGGCGGATGATGTCTTCGCGGGTTCCCCGCCGCTCGCGTTCACCTTCGGCCTCGGCGGACTGGTGGTCTTCCCGCTACGGTTCGGGGCCTCATCGCTGCTGACCGAGCGGGCCTCGCCCGTGGAACTGGCCGAGAATGCCGCTGCCGCCGGGGCAACCATCCTCTTGACCGCGCCGACCGCCTACCGCGCCATCCTGAAGGCAGGACGCGGCGAGCTGCTCAGCCGTCTTCGCATCGCCGTCTCTGCGGGCGAACACCTGCCCAAGGAAACGTGGGAGGCCGTCCACAACGCCACCGGAGTCCGCCTGGTCAACGGCATCGGCGCCACAGAGCTGCTGCACGTGTTCATCTCCGCTGCGGGCGACGACATCCGGCCCGGAACCACGGGCCTCGCCGTGCCAGGGTACCGGGCAGCCATCCTCGACGAGGAGGGTGAGGAGCTCGGGCCCAACCAGATCGGCCGGCTGGCCGTGATCGGCCCCACCGGGTGCCGTTACCTCGACGATGAGCGGCAGTCGAACTACGTCTGCAACGGCTGGAACGTCACCGGGGATACGTTCACGAAGGATGAGGACGGGTACTTCACCTATGAAGCCCGCTCGGACAACATGATCGTGTCCTCCGGCTACAACATCGGCGCTCCCGAGGTGGAAGCGGCCATCGACCAGCACCCGGACGTTGTGGAAAACGCCGTCATCGGCCGCCCGGACGCAGAACGCGGCAGCGTTGTCTGCGCGTTCATCGTCCTGCGCGACGGCGTCGAAGGCGACGCCGCCAAGCGCAAGGACATCCAGGACTTCGTCAAACAGACGATCGCCCCCTACAAGTATCCGCGGGACATCCGGTTCGTCGACGAACTGCCCCGCAACCCCAGCGGCAAGCTGCAGCATTTCAAGCTGCGTGACCGTCTCGACAACGAACCAGACCAGCTTGCGACCGCAGGCCTGTGCCAGGCCTGA
- a CDS encoding bifunctional salicylyl-CoA 5-hydroxylase/oxidoreductase, giving the protein MKIAIVGGGPGGLYFAALMKQLDPSHNITLWERNAASDTFGFGVVFSDETLGGIGNADAVVAEYMSRRFARWSDIDVHFGGETVTVGGQGFAAMSRKELLELLQRRCAELGVDVRFSTMAPPIAELEAGYDLVLASDGVNSQIRATYADSFGPDLDPRPNKFMWLGTDQVFEAFKFFVKETEWGVIQIHGYPYSDEGSTFIVEMSPDVWEAAGFSETADTIFAPGVSDQLAIDKIRSIFAEELDGHEVLANNSKWLNFTTVRNRSWRHGNIVLLGDAAHTAHFSIGSGTKLAMEDSLALAACLHEHADVEAALAAYEAERRPVVESTQRAAQASLEWFERIGQYKDQNPTQFAFNLLTRSRRITQENLRLRDPEFAEAVDRNFAKSQGLTETAPAMFQPYRIGGLELKNRIVVSPMDMYSAVDGVPGDFHKVHLGSKALGGAGLVMTEMVCVSAEGRITPGCTGLYTDGQRDSWKEIVGFVHGSSTAKIGAQIGHAGRKASTRLMWEGIDEPLESGNWEAVGPSALAYGPGSQTPRELDHSGMDAIKAEFVDAVRRAEHAGFDLLEVHAAHGYLLSSFLSPVANRRTDEYGGSLENRLRFPLEIFDAVRAAWPAAKPLTVRISATDWIEGGNDSDDSVEIARAFVAHGAAGIDVSTGQVGKEEKPAYGRSYQTPFADRIRQEVASPAGVAVIAVGAISSYDDVNSILLAGRADLVALGRTHLYDPQWTLHAAAEQEYQGPGAQWIPQFRAGRRRPPSARTDAVRPRLSLLKEPESGALNAHLRWTPAQAAAEAVLAQ; this is encoded by the coding sequence ATGAAAATCGCAATCGTCGGAGGCGGCCCCGGAGGCCTGTACTTCGCAGCACTGATGAAGCAGCTGGACCCGTCCCACAACATCACCCTGTGGGAACGCAACGCCGCCAGCGACACCTTCGGTTTCGGCGTCGTGTTCTCCGATGAGACGCTCGGTGGCATCGGAAACGCCGACGCCGTTGTGGCCGAGTACATGAGCCGGCGCTTCGCCCGCTGGTCGGACATCGACGTGCACTTCGGCGGCGAGACGGTAACGGTCGGCGGCCAGGGGTTCGCGGCGATGAGCCGCAAGGAGCTGCTGGAGCTGCTCCAGCGCCGCTGCGCCGAACTCGGCGTCGACGTGCGGTTCAGCACCATGGCCCCGCCGATCGCCGAACTTGAGGCCGGCTACGACCTGGTCCTCGCCTCCGACGGCGTGAACTCCCAGATCCGCGCAACGTATGCGGACTCCTTCGGCCCGGACCTGGATCCGCGGCCCAACAAGTTCATGTGGCTGGGCACCGACCAGGTGTTCGAGGCGTTCAAGTTCTTCGTCAAGGAAACCGAGTGGGGCGTGATACAGATCCACGGCTATCCGTACTCCGACGAGGGCTCCACGTTCATCGTTGAGATGTCCCCCGATGTCTGGGAGGCCGCAGGCTTCAGCGAAACTGCCGATACCATCTTCGCCCCGGGCGTTTCGGACCAGCTGGCAATCGACAAGATCCGGTCAATCTTCGCCGAGGAGCTCGACGGCCATGAGGTGCTGGCCAACAACTCCAAGTGGCTGAACTTCACCACGGTGCGCAACCGCAGCTGGCGGCACGGGAACATCGTGCTGCTCGGCGACGCCGCCCACACCGCCCACTTCTCCATCGGCTCCGGCACCAAGCTGGCCATGGAGGACTCGCTGGCGCTGGCCGCCTGCCTGCACGAGCACGCGGACGTGGAAGCGGCGCTGGCCGCCTACGAGGCAGAGCGGCGCCCCGTCGTCGAATCCACACAGCGCGCCGCCCAGGCTTCGCTGGAATGGTTCGAGCGGATCGGCCAGTACAAGGACCAGAATCCGACGCAGTTCGCGTTCAACCTGCTCACCCGGTCACGGCGCATCACGCAGGAAAATCTGCGCCTGCGCGATCCGGAATTCGCCGAGGCCGTGGACCGGAATTTCGCCAAGTCCCAGGGTCTCACCGAGACGGCTCCTGCGATGTTCCAGCCGTACCGCATCGGCGGGCTGGAACTGAAGAACCGGATCGTGGTCTCCCCCATGGACATGTACTCCGCGGTCGACGGCGTTCCGGGCGACTTCCACAAGGTCCACCTCGGCTCCAAGGCACTCGGCGGTGCCGGGCTGGTCATGACCGAGATGGTCTGTGTGTCCGCCGAAGGGCGCATCACCCCGGGCTGCACCGGCCTGTACACGGACGGCCAGCGCGACAGCTGGAAGGAGATCGTGGGCTTCGTCCACGGCAGCTCGACCGCGAAGATCGGCGCACAGATCGGCCATGCCGGCCGCAAGGCCTCCACCCGGCTGATGTGGGAGGGCATCGACGAGCCGCTGGAGTCCGGGAACTGGGAAGCTGTCGGTCCTTCCGCCCTGGCCTATGGCCCAGGCAGCCAGACTCCGCGTGAACTCGACCACAGCGGCATGGACGCGATCAAGGCCGAGTTCGTCGACGCCGTCCGCCGCGCGGAGCACGCCGGCTTCGACCTCCTCGAGGTCCACGCCGCCCATGGCTACCTGCTCTCGTCCTTCCTCTCTCCGGTCGCCAACCGCCGCACGGACGAATACGGAGGCAGCCTGGAGAACCGGCTGCGCTTCCCCCTGGAAATCTTCGACGCCGTCCGTGCCGCCTGGCCTGCAGCCAAGCCGCTCACCGTCCGTATCTCCGCCACCGACTGGATCGAGGGCGGCAACGATTCCGACGACTCGGTCGAGATTGCCCGGGCATTCGTCGCGCACGGCGCCGCCGGCATCGACGTCTCCACGGGCCAGGTGGGTAAGGAAGAGAAGCCGGCCTACGGCCGCAGCTACCAGACACCCTTTGCCGACCGCATCCGCCAGGAAGTCGCGTCCCCGGCAGGGGTCGCCGTGATCGCCGTCGGTGCCATCTCCAGCTACGACGACGTCAATTCGATCCTCTTGGCAGGACGCGCGGACCTCGTGGCACTGGGCCGTACGCACCTGTACGACCCCCAATGGACCCTGCACGCCGCCGCAGAGCAGGAATACCAGGGCCCCGGCGCCCAGTGGATTCCGCAGTTCCGGGCCGGCCGGCGCAGGCCGCCGAGTGCCCGCACCGATGCGGTCCGCCCGCGGCTTTCCCTTCTGAAGGAACCCGAGTCCGGCGCACTGAACGCCCACCTGCGCTGGACACCCGCCCAGGCTGCGGCCGAAGCGGTCCTGGCCCAGTAG
- a CDS encoding MFS transporter, with the protein MPKRTTGIVLFCCWLAILAEGYDVGVLGAVLPALAEYKAWDLTPLQLGGLGAYALVGMLIGALFIGTLSDIVGRKKMLLASMVIFTLTQAGAALATTPEMFGLFRLIGGLGMGGVIPVAAALTIEYSAPKKRSRATVNPTAGTSLGSRMARPINVGSGPENAASPSTRRSGTSLPGSLISIGHPPRSAAGSGAAGPNAALGMSAPRPSTRPFTAA; encoded by the coding sequence GTGCCGAAACGGACCACAGGAATTGTCCTGTTCTGTTGTTGGCTGGCGATTCTCGCCGAAGGCTACGACGTCGGCGTCCTCGGAGCGGTGCTCCCGGCGTTGGCCGAATACAAGGCATGGGACCTGACCCCGCTGCAGCTCGGCGGGCTCGGTGCCTATGCCTTGGTGGGCATGCTGATCGGAGCCCTGTTCATCGGCACGCTCAGCGACATCGTGGGCCGCAAGAAGATGCTCCTGGCATCGATGGTGATTTTCACGCTCACCCAGGCTGGAGCGGCCCTGGCCACGACTCCCGAAATGTTCGGACTCTTCCGGTTGATCGGCGGCCTGGGCATGGGCGGTGTCATCCCGGTGGCGGCTGCACTGACCATCGAGTACTCGGCCCCGAAGAAGCGCTCTCGCGCAACCGTAAACCCGACGGCCGGTACCAGCCTTGGTTCGCGCATGGCCAGGCCCATCAACGTCGGCTCAGGACCAGAGAACGCCGCTTCGCCTTCGACAAGGCGCTCCGGGACGTCGTTGCCGGGAAGCTTGATAAGCATTGGTCACCCGCCCAGATCAGCCGCTGGCTCAGGCGCCGCTGGCCCAAACGCAGCTCTTGGCATGTCTGCGCCGAGACCATCTACGAGGCCGTTTACCGCGGCCTGA
- a CDS encoding acyl-CoA thioesterase domain-containing protein, which yields MNTGTVTSETFLKAIGLTAVQAQVHDEAYEATTQYVPWPKSYGGDMVAQSAAAMMRSVDADRSLHSMHSYFMRPVDIGATVRYEVERLRDGRGYSTRSVRGHQNGKTVFAAMGSFHVPEQGPDFQPNAPAAVEPESLRSAAEVLEGIDGPAAEYWASGRSFDMRHIPGPVYVEVEGEASPQQAVWVKAFDRLPDAADERATANLHRAALAYVCDYTILEPLLRVNGLHWSSPGLSTASLDHSMWFHRDGRADGWVLYAQEAVSGQNNRGLALGRFFDRNGRLLATAAQEGMIRAGS from the coding sequence ATGAACACCGGAACAGTGACGTCGGAGACCTTCCTCAAGGCCATCGGGCTGACGGCCGTCCAGGCGCAGGTTCACGACGAAGCCTACGAGGCAACCACCCAGTACGTCCCGTGGCCCAAGTCCTACGGCGGCGACATGGTGGCCCAATCGGCGGCCGCCATGATGCGCTCGGTCGACGCCGACCGGTCGCTGCACTCCATGCACAGCTACTTCATGCGCCCCGTGGACATCGGTGCCACCGTGCGCTACGAGGTTGAACGCCTGCGCGACGGACGCGGCTACTCCACCCGCAGCGTCCGCGGCCACCAGAACGGCAAGACCGTCTTCGCCGCGATGGGATCCTTCCACGTGCCCGAACAAGGGCCGGACTTCCAGCCGAATGCGCCCGCCGCCGTCGAGCCGGAATCCCTGCGCAGCGCCGCCGAGGTGCTGGAAGGCATCGATGGTCCGGCCGCCGAATACTGGGCTTCCGGGCGCAGCTTCGATATGCGCCACATTCCCGGACCGGTGTACGTCGAGGTGGAGGGCGAGGCTTCGCCGCAGCAGGCCGTCTGGGTCAAGGCATTCGACCGGTTGCCCGACGCCGCCGACGAACGTGCCACCGCCAATCTGCACCGCGCCGCCCTGGCGTACGTCTGCGACTACACCATCCTTGAGCCGTTGCTCCGGGTCAACGGGCTGCACTGGTCCTCCCCCGGGCTGTCGACTGCCAGCCTGGACCACTCGATGTGGTTCCATCGGGATGGCCGCGCCGACGGCTGGGTGCTCTACGCCCAGGAGGCCGTGTCCGGGCAAAACAACAGAGGACTGGCCCTGGGCCGCTTCTTCGACCGGAACGGACGCCTGCTGGCCACCGCCGCCCAAGAGGGCATGATCCGCGCCGGATCCTGA
- a CDS encoding DUF6262 family protein, which translates to MRADNSRHIRQAAERRHELTRSKAVAALRELQNQGGAVTFDAVAATAGVSRSWLYTQADLRADIIGLRDDRPQQPRASRSSASTESLRARLNASLERNRELSAEIEHLRHQLALALGHARRRNTNSSTGNANRDTSQ; encoded by the coding sequence GTGCGGGCAGATAACAGCCGCCACATCCGGCAGGCCGCGGAGCGCCGACATGAGCTCACCCGTTCCAAAGCCGTGGCCGCACTGCGTGAACTGCAGAACCAGGGAGGTGCCGTCACCTTCGATGCGGTGGCTGCTACCGCCGGAGTATCGAGGTCATGGCTCTACACACAGGCCGACCTGCGCGCGGACATCATCGGACTGCGCGACGACCGCCCACAACAACCCAGAGCAAGCCGAAGCAGCGCCAGCACGGAGTCCCTCCGCGCCCGCCTCAACGCGTCTCTGGAACGGAACCGCGAGCTGTCCGCAGAAATCGAGCACCTCAGACACCAGCTGGCTCTCGCCCTGGGACACGCGCGGCGACGGAACACCAACAGCTCCACCGGGAACGCTAACCGGGACACTTCGCAGTAG
- a CDS encoding tyrosine-type recombinase/integrase, with amino-acid sequence MTTLHPVPSRNDPPPIRTGPMGKAGPDAAPWENEFPKDVWHARALGIAARSQVTVHFENITRPWLKKLAKRWARWRLTTGLTVESAVLGTKAVESFNAFLNSTRIPVNGTADINREVIEGFLAYLHANSAGVVSHRIRIGQFNTFLLTMRRHGWVTDLPSTAQIYTEDYPKETVRQPRALSEHVMAQLENPGNLAKMASPHHRLITLILIRCGLRISDTVALRQDCITRDKDGAPYLRYLNHKMKREALVPIDEELERAIAEQISYVNGTGNSGTHLLFAHDRADVYGAGHISAGSYSTALRRWVKHCVVTDENGNPAVVSPHRFRHTLGTRLINLDVPQEVVRRILDHDSHQMTAHYARLSDTTIRRHWEAARKVNASGSVVELDPDGPLAEAAWSKQRLGRATQALPNGYCGLPVQKTCPHANACLTCPMFITTADFLPQHREHRIQVVQIISAAEARGQQRLAEMNTRVLGNLDRIIDSLEDETHAAPNHIEEEDNRAGR; translated from the coding sequence ATGACCACCCTGCATCCGGTGCCCTCACGAAACGACCCGCCGCCGATCCGGACGGGGCCCATGGGGAAGGCCGGCCCGGACGCCGCCCCGTGGGAGAACGAGTTCCCCAAGGATGTCTGGCATGCCAGGGCCCTCGGTATCGCCGCGCGCAGCCAGGTCACGGTCCACTTCGAAAACATCACCCGGCCCTGGTTGAAGAAGCTCGCCAAACGATGGGCCCGCTGGCGGCTGACGACCGGATTGACGGTTGAATCCGCCGTGCTGGGAACCAAGGCCGTGGAGAGCTTCAATGCCTTTCTGAATTCAACAAGGATTCCGGTCAACGGCACCGCCGACATTAACCGGGAGGTGATCGAAGGGTTTCTGGCATACCTGCACGCCAACAGCGCGGGAGTGGTTTCGCACCGGATCCGGATCGGCCAGTTCAACACCTTCCTGCTCACCATGCGCCGTCACGGGTGGGTCACAGATCTGCCTAGTACGGCCCAGATCTACACCGAGGACTACCCCAAAGAGACAGTCCGGCAACCCCGGGCACTGAGCGAACACGTCATGGCCCAGCTGGAAAACCCCGGAAATCTCGCCAAAATGGCCAGCCCGCATCACCGGCTGATCACCTTGATTCTGATCCGGTGCGGGCTGCGGATCAGCGACACAGTGGCCCTGAGGCAGGACTGCATCACCCGGGACAAGGACGGCGCCCCGTACCTGCGGTATCTGAACCACAAGATGAAACGCGAGGCGCTCGTTCCCATCGATGAGGAGCTTGAACGGGCCATCGCGGAGCAGATCAGCTATGTCAACGGCACGGGCAATTCCGGGACACATCTTCTTTTCGCCCATGACCGGGCGGACGTTTACGGCGCGGGACACATCAGCGCAGGCTCATACAGCACCGCCCTTCGACGATGGGTCAAACACTGCGTTGTCACCGACGAAAACGGCAATCCTGCCGTTGTCAGCCCGCACCGTTTCCGTCACACGCTGGGAACGAGGCTGATCAACCTCGACGTCCCGCAGGAGGTCGTACGCCGGATCCTGGACCACGACTCACATCAGATGACCGCGCACTACGCCAGACTCAGCGATACGACCATCCGGCGGCACTGGGAAGCCGCCCGGAAAGTCAACGCATCCGGCAGCGTCGTCGAACTCGATCCCGACGGCCCGCTCGCCGAGGCTGCCTGGTCCAAACAGCGCCTCGGCCGGGCCACCCAGGCCCTGCCCAACGGCTACTGCGGCCTCCCGGTCCAGAAGACCTGCCCGCACGCCAACGCCTGCCTGACCTGTCCCATGTTCATCACCACAGCCGACTTCCTCCCGCAACACCGCGAACACCGGATCCAGGTCGTGCAGATCATCTCCGCCGCCGAAGCCCGCGGGCAACAGCGGCTGGCCGAAATGAACACCCGAGTGCTCGGCAACCTGGACCGCATCATCGACTCGCTCGAAGACGAAACGCATGCAGCCCCAAACCACATCGAGGAAGAGGACAACCGTGCGGGCAGATAA
- a CDS encoding tyrosine-type recombinase/integrase: MRVTKVLDPASDAVSFTLIGVTGVVEPAERYLRYLADTERSPNTIKAHAHDLKDWFVFLDEYGNDWQSVKLEDVGAFIRWLRRPPDMRGQVFSVLPAIGHHCGEATVNRKLSTVSIFYQHAARHGLDLGELITCWDPSARQGGWKPFLHHISKGAAKQRRAVKLPTTARIPRLLAPNEVQRILDSCGHLRDRLLFALLHDAGIRIGEALGLRHEDIAVAEREITICRRDNINGARAKSPHSRTVPVTAELIRLYADYLDAEYGDLDCDYVFVNLWGRPYGRAMTYAAVHDLVRRLRHQTGIGFEPHWFRHTYATRLLREKVPVEVVSKLLGHASLTTTVKTYAHISSDDARRALADAGWFASRTVTI; encoded by the coding sequence ATGCGGGTAACGAAGGTATTGGATCCGGCAAGCGATGCGGTGTCTTTCACGCTGATCGGCGTGACCGGCGTGGTGGAACCGGCGGAGCGGTATTTGCGGTACCTGGCCGATACCGAGAGGTCACCGAACACGATCAAGGCCCATGCCCACGATTTGAAGGACTGGTTCGTTTTCCTGGACGAATACGGAAACGACTGGCAGTCCGTGAAGCTCGAAGACGTCGGAGCGTTCATCCGATGGCTGCGGCGTCCACCGGACATGCGTGGCCAGGTCTTTTCTGTTCTTCCGGCCATTGGGCACCATTGCGGCGAGGCAACGGTGAACCGCAAGCTTTCCACCGTGTCGATCTTCTATCAGCATGCCGCCCGCCACGGCCTGGACCTGGGCGAACTGATCACCTGCTGGGACCCCTCCGCCCGCCAGGGAGGGTGGAAACCCTTCCTGCATCACATCAGCAAGGGAGCGGCGAAACAGCGGCGGGCGGTGAAGCTTCCGACCACTGCCAGGATTCCCCGCCTGCTGGCCCCGAATGAGGTCCAACGCATTCTGGATTCGTGTGGGCACCTGCGGGACCGGCTGCTCTTCGCACTGCTCCATGACGCAGGTATCCGGATCGGCGAAGCCTTGGGGCTCCGCCATGAGGACATCGCCGTGGCGGAACGGGAAATCACCATATGCCGGCGGGACAACATCAACGGTGCACGGGCGAAATCGCCCCATTCGCGCACGGTCCCGGTCACCGCGGAACTGATCCGTTTGTATGCCGACTATCTTGATGCTGAGTACGGTGACCTGGATTGCGACTATGTCTTCGTCAACCTGTGGGGCCGGCCCTACGGGCGGGCAATGACTTACGCCGCCGTGCACGATCTCGTGCGGCGGCTCCGGCACCAGACGGGCATCGGGTTCGAGCCACACTGGTTCAGGCATACGTATGCCACCCGACTGCTGCGGGAGAAAGTCCCCGTCGAAGTGGTATCCAAACTGTTGGGCCATGCGAGCCTGACAACGACGGTCAAGACCTATGCCCATATCTCCAGCGATGATGCCCGCCGCGCGCTGGCTGATGCGGGCTGGTTCGCCTCCAGGACGGTGACGATATGA